One stretch of Diabrotica undecimpunctata isolate CICGRU chromosome 5, icDiaUnde3, whole genome shotgun sequence DNA includes these proteins:
- the LOC140440551 gene encoding uncharacterized protein, whose translation MENNLVETVIELHKSKSWKDILNLNIHSDNQNALKLLWVWPEIKNIKYIKNLVKDLGYRGIISLGCGCGLLEWIISEATGLPVLGYEINQEWWESKYSNYKFINLHYVDGISEKTLDSNYALLFCYFNDRKAFQNYVENYRGNLIFIIGPGDDTCRHTDPEPFSADFGSSEWKLYCFQQVKNSGDYIAAYVREERSLFM comes from the exons atggaaaataatctcGTAGAAACTGTAATAGAACTTCACAAATCGAAGTCTTGGAAAGACATTTTAAATCTGAATATACATTCTGATAACCAAAATGCGTTGAAATTATTATGGGTGTGGCCTGAAatcaaaaacataaaatatatcaaaaatttagttaaagATCTTGGATATAGAGGCATAATATCTTTAGGTTGTGGATGTGGTCTTCTAGAATGGATTATAAGCGAAGCTACAG GTTTGCCAGTTTTAGGATACGAAATAAACCAAGAATGGTGGGAAAGTAAATATTCCAATTACAAATTTATTAATCTACATTATGTAGACGGCATTTCCGAAAAAACATTAGATTCAAATTACGCATTATTGTTTTGTTACTTTAATGACAGAAAGGCATTCCAAAACTACGTAGAGAACTACAGGggcaatttaatttttataatcgGACCTGGAGATGACACGTGCAGACATACAGATCCTGAACCCTTTAGCGCGGACTTTGGAAGTTCTGAATGGAAATTGTACTGCTTTCAGCAGGTTAAGAATAGTGGAGATTATATAGCGGCATATGTTAGAGAAGAACGAAGTCTATTTATGTGA